A single region of the Aliidongia dinghuensis genome encodes:
- a CDS encoding LysR family transcriptional regulator: MDQFTALSYFVRVAEIGSFSDAARDLGRSQSAISQQVRMLESHLRVRLIDRTTRRFSLTEAGVRYLSDAKLVLEALAEADAAVSEQENAMSGRLAISAPVNFGCSLLGGFLFEFAQAYPDIRLDVSLSDRFVDIVAEGFDLAIRLGTVNDPSIVARYIGTIERCLAATPTYLDGMGRPASPSDLVKLAYIAHAGIRGGEQFTLIHKDGTRQQVAVNPIMRSDNSQMVTEAISAGIGVGLVHELLLPRLTESGALERVLPDWRYEAQPVHAIYQSNRYIPRRVRVFVDALASHLRKLG, encoded by the coding sequence ATGGATCAGTTCACTGCACTTTCCTATTTCGTCCGCGTCGCCGAGATCGGCAGCTTCTCCGACGCCGCACGGGATTTGGGGCGTAGCCAATCCGCCATCAGCCAACAGGTGCGGATGCTCGAATCGCACCTGCGCGTCCGGCTGATCGATCGCACGACCAGACGTTTTTCACTGACGGAAGCCGGTGTCCGCTATCTCTCGGATGCGAAACTGGTTCTCGAAGCCCTCGCGGAAGCCGATGCCGCAGTCTCTGAGCAGGAGAATGCAATGTCCGGCAGGCTCGCAATCAGCGCCCCGGTTAATTTCGGTTGCAGTCTGCTAGGCGGCTTTCTCTTCGAATTTGCTCAAGCCTATCCGGATATTCGACTGGACGTCTCCCTGTCCGACCGGTTTGTAGACATCGTGGCGGAAGGCTTCGACCTTGCGATCAGGTTGGGCACCGTCAACGATCCCAGCATCGTCGCGCGATATATCGGAACGATCGAGCGCTGCCTCGCGGCGACACCGACTTATCTCGATGGAATGGGGCGACCGGCTTCGCCCTCGGATTTGGTGAAACTCGCCTACATCGCGCATGCGGGTATTCGGGGCGGGGAACAATTCACGCTCATTCATAAGGACGGCACCCGACAGCAGGTGGCGGTCAATCCGATAATGCGGTCCGATAATTCGCAGATGGTAACCGAGGCGATTTCCGCGGGCATCGGCGTAGGGCTCGTCCACGAGTTGCTACTGCCGCGTTTGACGGAGAGCGGCGCGCTTGAGCGCGTTCTTCCGGATTGGCGTTATGAGGCCCAACCTGTTCATGCCATCTATCAGTCAAATCGGTACATCCCGCGCAGGGTCAGGGTATTCGTGGATGCGTTGGCATCGCACCTGCGCAAGCTTGGCTAG